A stretch of the Anaerobaca lacustris genome encodes the following:
- a CDS encoding Maf family protein: protein MKRTEEDGNGMDDSATRMILASASPRRRDLLTQAGYAFDVVPSDVDETAFSADGHNSARYAEVLALAKARSVAAQHPDRIVLGADTIVDCAGEIIGKPVDERDAERITRKLFSRPHEVITGLALVRLADGVEIVRSDVTTVYPRTLSDEQIAGHLAGRTWEGKAGAYAIQETGDEFVERIEGSLTNVVGLPMELLEQALADIPHILP from the coding sequence GTGAAACGCACGGAAGAGGACGGCAACGGCATGGATGACTCCGCGACAAGAATGATCCTGGCCTCCGCTTCGCCTCGCCGCAGGGATCTCCTGACCCAGGCGGGATATGCGTTCGATGTGGTCCCCTCCGACGTCGACGAGACGGCGTTCTCCGCCGACGGGCACAACTCCGCCCGATACGCCGAGGTCCTGGCCCTGGCCAAGGCGCGAAGCGTGGCGGCGCAACACCCGGACCGCATCGTGCTCGGCGCCGACACGATCGTCGATTGCGCCGGTGAGATCATCGGCAAGCCCGTCGACGAACGGGACGCCGAACGCATCACGAGGAAGCTCTTCAGCCGGCCCCACGAGGTCATCACCGGCCTGGCCCTGGTCCGGCTTGCCGACGGTGTCGAGATCGTCCGTTCGGACGTCACAACGGTCTATCCGCGCACGCTCAGCGACGAACAGATCGCCGGCCACCTCGCCGGCCGCACGTGGGAAGGCAAGGCCGGCGCCTACGCCATTCAGGAAACCGGCGACGAATTCGTCGAGCGCATCGAAGGCAGCCTCACCAACGTCGTGGGCCTGCCCATGGAACTCCTTGAGCAGGCACTCGCGGACATCCCGCACATCCTGCCCTGA
- the amrA gene encoding AmmeMemoRadiSam system protein A: protein MDGRQQKQVLSIARDAVHAAVQGKSCLVPQTDDPELTATCGCFVTLKNRGRLRGCIGRFTSDQPLIELVAEMAKASATEDPRFLADPIAPRELSELDVEVSVLSPLKRTDDPLSLRLGIDGIYIVSGCASGCFLPQVATETGWTAEQFLSYCCSHKAGLAADAWKDPKTQVFLFTAEVFGAAFKDL from the coding sequence ATGGATGGAAGACAACAGAAGCAGGTGTTGTCAATCGCACGGGATGCGGTTCACGCCGCCGTCCAGGGGAAGTCCTGTCTGGTGCCGCAGACGGACGACCCGGAACTGACGGCGACGTGCGGGTGCTTCGTCACGTTGAAGAATCGCGGACGACTGCGAGGTTGCATCGGACGGTTCACGTCGGATCAACCCTTGATCGAACTGGTCGCTGAGATGGCCAAGGCTTCGGCGACCGAGGACCCACGCTTCCTCGCTGACCCGATCGCGCCGCGCGAACTGAGTGAATTGGACGTCGAGGTTTCGGTCCTTTCGCCGCTGAAGCGAACGGACGACCCTCTCAGTCTCCGCCTGGGAATCGACGGGATTTACATCGTGAGCGGGTGTGCGTCGGGGTGTTTTCTACCTCAGGTGGCAACGGAAACCGGCTGGACCGCCGAACAGTTTCTGTCGTACTGCTGCTCCCACAAGGCCGGACTGGCCGCCGACGCGTGGAAGGACCCGAAGACGCAGGTCTTCCTGTTCACTGCCGAGGTGTTTGGGGCCGCGTTCAAGGACCTGTAA
- a CDS encoding DUF368 domain-containing protein, producing the protein MRDYLVNALKGMGIGTANVIPGVSGATIAIVTGVFEPLVNAIRSFDLIAMHLLGTGRFKALSQRVNLPLLVPLAIGLFAAIISFARLLEYLFGHYPVYIWAYFFGLILASVYFVGETVRPWTVVRVGLLLAGVAVAVAVTFLNPAVENRNPAYVFLCGVVAICGMILPGISGSFILILMGNYELIVFEAISQGRLSLLGPFLVGCAIGLAAFTHVLSWVLRVARHQTLAVLTGFIVGSLVTIWPWKTAIHRLTEAGEAVLKEGQPVVLRYRPVLPETLNAEVVIALLIMVAGIVSISITESVASRPKDRQ; encoded by the coding sequence GTGAGAGATTATCTCGTGAACGCGCTCAAGGGAATGGGGATTGGCACCGCCAACGTCATTCCCGGGGTCTCGGGCGCCACCATCGCCATTGTCACCGGGGTCTTCGAGCCGCTGGTCAACGCAATCAGGTCCTTTGACCTGATCGCGATGCATCTGCTGGGCACAGGCCGGTTCAAGGCCCTTTCCCAACGCGTGAATCTGCCCCTGTTGGTTCCCCTGGCCATCGGTCTGTTCGCAGCCATCATTTCCTTCGCCCGGCTGCTGGAATACCTGTTCGGCCATTATCCAGTCTACATCTGGGCCTACTTCTTCGGCCTGATCCTGGCCTCTGTCTACTTTGTAGGCGAGACCGTGCGTCCCTGGACGGTGGTTCGCGTGGGCCTGCTGCTGGCCGGCGTGGCCGTGGCCGTGGCTGTGACCTTTCTGAATCCGGCGGTCGAGAATCGTAACCCGGCCTACGTGTTTCTATGCGGCGTCGTGGCCATCTGCGGCATGATTCTGCCTGGCATCTCAGGCTCATTCATCCTGATCCTCATGGGCAACTATGAACTGATCGTCTTCGAGGCGATTTCACAGGGGCGCCTCTCGCTGCTGGGGCCCTTCCTTGTCGGTTGCGCCATCGGATTGGCGGCGTTCACCCACGTATTGTCCTGGGTGCTACGCGTTGCCAGGCACCAGACCCTGGCGGTCTTGACAGGTTTCATCGTGGGCTCGCTGGTTACGATCTGGCCCTGGAAGACAGCCATCCACCGGCTCACCGAAGCCGGAGAGGCGGTCTTGAAGGAGGGCCAGCCCGTGGTCCTCCGATATCGCCCTGTCCTGCCTGAGACTCTCAACGCCGAGGTCGTGATCGCCCTGCTAATCATGGTCGCCGGTATCGTCAGCATCTCGATTACCGAGTCCGTCGCATCCCGGCCGAAGGACCGACAATGA
- the ispE gene encoding 4-(cytidine 5'-diphospho)-2-C-methyl-D-erythritol kinase, with the protein MTCNRPNPQFEPQAEGLLVRAPAKLNLSLLIAGKRPDGFHEIETVMAKIDWYDELRIQPGPPGIDLICNGPHWAPGGQDNLVYRAAAEAFRAAGRSDGVRLTLTKNVPAGSGLGGASSDAAAALIGLNRQFDLRLSMRQLAEVAARLGSDVAFFLGGPLAFCTGRGEKTKPLPGRFDFTAMLVLPDINVSTAEVYAHYAHDAKEYERLHRLAGNHLANGRIDLLSEMCANMLETSCYRVCAELGRLKNAVESLGLGPVCLSGSGSTLYIVARDSDSRSLDLARDRVTGETACRCVVVRNNPW; encoded by the coding sequence ATGACCTGCAATCGCCCCAATCCCCAGTTCGAGCCGCAGGCGGAGGGCCTGCTGGTCCGGGCGCCGGCCAAGCTGAATCTCAGCCTGCTGATCGCCGGAAAGCGACCGGATGGATTCCACGAGATCGAGACCGTGATGGCCAAGATCGACTGGTACGACGAGTTGAGAATCCAGCCGGGCCCGCCGGGGATCGACCTGATCTGCAACGGCCCCCACTGGGCTCCGGGCGGGCAGGACAATCTGGTCTACCGAGCAGCCGCAGAAGCCTTCCGGGCCGCCGGTAGATCCGACGGCGTTCGACTGACCCTGACCAAGAATGTCCCTGCCGGGTCGGGCCTCGGTGGGGCCAGCAGCGACGCCGCCGCCGCCCTGATCGGCCTCAACAGGCAGTTCGACCTGCGACTGTCCATGCGTCAACTCGCAGAGGTGGCCGCCCGGCTCGGCAGCGATGTCGCCTTCTTCCTCGGTGGTCCACTGGCCTTCTGCACCGGAAGGGGGGAGAAGACCAAGCCACTGCCCGGGCGGTTCGACTTCACCGCCATGCTGGTTCTTCCCGATATAAACGTTTCCACGGCAGAGGTTTATGCCCATTACGCACATGACGCGAAAGAGTACGAACGGCTCCATCGACTGGCCGGCAATCACCTGGCCAACGGCAGGATCGATCTGCTGTCAGAGATGTGCGCAAATATGCTGGAGACAAGCTGTTACCGCGTTTGTGCCGAACTCGGCCGACTGAAGAACGCGGTGGAGTCGCTCGGATTGGGGCCGGTCTGCCTCAGCGGCAGCGGCTCGACCCTCTATATAGTGGCGCGTGACAGCGATTCACGGAGCCTCGACCTCGCGCGCGACCGCGTAACAGGCGAGACCGCCTGCCGCTGCGTTGTCGTGCGGAACAATCCCTGGTAG
- a CDS encoding flagellar biosynthesis anti-sigma factor FlgM has translation MEQILDNIHNTPIGQVLKKIASLPEIRRDKILTLRRQITEGRYDLTERLDLALDRVLEDLTA, from the coding sequence ATGGAACAAATCCTCGACAACATTCACAACACGCCTATTGGCCAGGTGCTGAAGAAGATCGCGTCCCTGCCGGAAATCCGTCGGGACAAGATCCTCACTCTTCGAAGGCAGATCACCGAAGGCAGATACGACCTGACGGAGCGACTCGATCTGGCGCTCGACAGAGTGCTGGAAGATCTGACCGCATAG
- a CDS encoding type II secretion system protein GspL codes for MELRKRLGIYLREDRATVVCLVPQGGQTRLLGCFSLDIDGEEPPDQQTLADRIAQACAERGLKFTESAVALDCALFMQHSVHSEFSDYKKIAATVRFDAEETLATDISDMAVAFRIASKGQTGAQLDVFTAQRSTLSDILLSLQSNGIDPIAVSPDAWCLSRYLAQWGRSEEADRVYALLSDARGYLIGTPNGDEVSFTRAFPVGPSQDRKALLTRETLVTAALGGSGQSAPKLCVLDALNGLRASDLGPRVPFDVEDCDLAAMGRIDPAELTDCRNVVDFAIAYGAALPESEKDKGTNFRVDHMPYLGKTLRLRKAVRFLSISLTVLLLALGVYAQMHLMRVNRYRAVQREKLEPDYLAVMPGEEKLPATMRAAVQKLGSAVRAVRARQSGIGADRETIEAKLTLVLQALNACAAQTDLNIDTITLSGANIVISADTSRRPNTLRVFDAMEKAGLARKQESYVEKGGRDTFTITVEPKKATGR; via the coding sequence ATGGAGCTACGAAAGCGTTTGGGCATCTATCTGAGAGAAGACCGGGCGACCGTCGTCTGCCTCGTCCCGCAAGGGGGGCAGACCAGGCTGCTGGGGTGTTTCTCGCTCGACATCGATGGTGAAGAGCCACCCGACCAGCAGACACTGGCCGACCGCATCGCCCAGGCCTGCGCCGAGCGGGGTCTGAAGTTCACCGAGTCGGCGGTGGCGTTGGACTGCGCCCTGTTCATGCAGCACAGCGTTCACAGTGAGTTCAGCGACTACAAGAAGATCGCGGCCACCGTCCGTTTCGACGCCGAAGAGACGCTCGCCACGGACATCAGCGATATGGCGGTGGCCTTTCGGATCGCCTCGAAGGGCCAGACCGGCGCGCAGCTCGACGTGTTCACCGCGCAACGAAGCACTTTGTCCGATATCCTGTTGTCGCTACAGAGCAACGGGATCGATCCGATTGCGGTCAGCCCGGATGCATGGTGTTTGTCCAGATATCTCGCCCAGTGGGGCAGATCCGAGGAGGCCGATCGCGTATACGCTCTGCTTTCGGACGCTCGCGGCTACCTGATCGGCACCCCGAACGGGGACGAGGTCTCGTTCACACGGGCCTTCCCGGTGGGGCCGTCGCAGGACCGCAAGGCACTGCTGACCCGTGAGACCCTTGTGACCGCTGCCTTGGGCGGCTCGGGGCAGTCCGCCCCCAAACTGTGCGTTCTGGACGCGCTGAACGGACTGAGGGCCTCGGACCTCGGCCCGCGAGTTCCGTTCGACGTCGAAGACTGCGATCTTGCCGCGATGGGCCGGATCGACCCTGCCGAGTTGACCGATTGTCGTAACGTGGTGGACTTTGCCATCGCCTATGGGGCGGCGCTTCCAGAGTCGGAGAAGGACAAAGGGACGAACTTCCGCGTCGATCACATGCCGTACCTGGGCAAGACGCTCCGCTTGCGAAAGGCCGTTCGATTTCTCAGCATCTCTCTGACGGTTCTGCTGCTGGCCCTCGGCGTCTACGCCCAGATGCACCTGATGCGGGTGAACCGATACCGGGCTGTGCAGAGAGAGAAGCTCGAACCCGACTATCTGGCTGTCATGCCGGGCGAGGAAAAGCTGCCTGCGACGATGCGAGCGGCCGTTCAGAAACTGGGCAGCGCCGTGAGAGCGGTCCGGGCGAGACAGAGCGGCATCGGGGCCGATCGGGAGACCATAGAGGCCAAGTTGACCCTGGTGCTGCAGGCGCTCAACGCCTGTGCGGCTCAGACCGATCTGAACATTGATACGATCACCCTCAGCGGGGCGAACATCGTCATCAGTGCGGACACCTCAAGGCGTCCCAACACGTTGAGGGTCTTCGACGCGATGGAAAAGGCCGGTCTGGCGCGAAAGCAGGAAAGCTACGTCGAGAAGGGCGGCCGCGACACGTTCACAATCACCGTTGAGCCGAAGAAGGCGACCGGGAGATGA
- a CDS encoding PulJ/GspJ family protein: MKTANRQPGFRRGYSLGEMLAALVIGAMVLTAILGVYGQANRAAEAVLDKIETPALATEVLQRIAEDLDRTLGADDNVTVQIRNGFDNGFVTAELIVRRILKDAENKEQTLEEIVWRGAYDHQGAVPGLAIYRSRTGVGFEDKLLDARRENWESDYTFVPLCGGVTYFRIEVPREEGAVDRWPGPAPPPGVRVTLSFARPYETVRGTLDVLDEEKISRTIAIDRIRAIRFGPTGPDAGAANAEDTQAEQGSRDGRGNVQPILPTRVR, from the coding sequence ATGAAGACGGCAAACAGACAACCAGGATTTCGCCGGGGCTACTCTCTGGGAGAGATGCTGGCCGCGCTGGTTATCGGGGCGATGGTGCTGACCGCCATTCTGGGGGTCTACGGCCAGGCCAACCGGGCGGCCGAGGCGGTCCTCGACAAGATCGAGACCCCCGCTCTGGCGACCGAGGTGCTGCAACGGATCGCCGAGGACCTGGACCGGACCCTGGGGGCCGACGACAATGTCACGGTGCAGATCCGAAACGGATTCGACAACGGATTCGTCACGGCCGAACTGATCGTGCGCCGCATTCTGAAAGATGCCGAGAACAAGGAACAGACGCTCGAAGAGATCGTCTGGCGTGGCGCCTATGACCACCAAGGCGCCGTCCCGGGACTGGCGATCTACCGCAGCCGCACCGGGGTCGGGTTCGAGGACAAGCTCCTCGACGCCAGACGAGAAAACTGGGAGAGCGACTATACATTCGTGCCCCTGTGTGGGGGCGTGACGTACTTCCGGATCGAAGTGCCCAGAGAAGAGGGCGCCGTGGACCGGTGGCCGGGGCCAGCCCCGCCGCCCGGGGTCCGGGTGACGCTGTCGTTCGCCAGGCCGTACGAAACCGTTCGTGGGACGCTGGACGTGTTGGATGAGGAGAAGATCAGCCGGACCATCGCGATCGACCGGATACGGGCCATTCGGTTCGGCCCCACCGGCCCCGACGCCGGTGCGGCGAACGCCGAGGATACGCAAGCCGAACAAGGTTCAAGAGACGGACGAGGCAATGTGCAACCGATTCTGCCGACAAGAGTCCGATAG
- a CDS encoding type IV pilus modification PilV family protein, translating to MQRAAERRVGAFTLLEVVTSLAILALASSSVLFVINRCMATAANSAFQMVAFQLARENMEKLLTSETLSEQVEYGTSDRYPDIGWRTVVEAFSEPVTGQMWLRAVCSADYTDPVGETQTVELIHWITTLTDQQAEQFLEDEDVEALAAEQLLETLEEAARYAGVDADTIGTWVENGLLTTEAGAFIKHNLDIYIRSAGDPTAEEKDLQVESIAALALAREEARDQTGDRTETPAGSDVDPATGLRYDELEKMDVGDVMELIRSRRN from the coding sequence ATGCAGAGGGCGGCGGAACGCCGCGTGGGCGCGTTCACGCTCCTGGAGGTCGTCACGTCCCTGGCCATTTTGGCTTTGGCCAGTTCAAGCGTGTTGTTCGTCATCAATCGCTGCATGGCGACGGCGGCGAACTCCGCCTTCCAGATGGTGGCGTTTCAACTGGCTCGCGAGAACATGGAGAAGCTCCTGACTTCCGAGACGCTTAGCGAACAGGTGGAATACGGCACGAGCGATCGCTATCCCGACATCGGCTGGCGCACGGTGGTGGAGGCGTTCTCCGAGCCGGTGACGGGGCAGATGTGGCTTCGCGCGGTCTGTTCGGCCGACTACACCGATCCGGTCGGCGAGACCCAGACGGTCGAGTTGATCCATTGGATCACCACGCTGACCGATCAGCAGGCCGAGCAGTTCCTCGAAGACGAGGACGTCGAAGCGCTGGCCGCCGAGCAACTCCTGGAAACGCTCGAAGAGGCGGCCCGGTATGCGGGTGTCGACGCCGACACGATCGGCACGTGGGTGGAAAACGGGCTGCTCACGACCGAGGCCGGCGCGTTCATCAAACACAATCTGGACATCTACATTCGCAGCGCGGGGGACCCGACGGCCGAAGAGAAAGACCTTCAGGTCGAGTCGATCGCGGCCTTGGCGCTGGCGCGAGAAGAGGCCCGGGACCAGACTGGAGACCGGACGGAAACCCCCGCCGGCAGCGACGTGGACCCTGCGACGGGATTACGCTATGACGAACTGGAAAAGATGGACGTCGGGGACGTCATGGAATTGATCAGGAGCCGACGGAACTGA
- a CDS encoding pilus assembly FimT family protein, which translates to MPTCSAPTANRTHAKTGPATRSRTGAFTLVELIVVLSMLALFVMVAQANLFGILRRSTFKAQVQGFVSAMQMAASAAAETGRRYEVIVDVTEQTYLLRRISSSNLVEVLDEEIVVDGYFGDGCRVAYVEFDDGTFANEGRAKFRAGHSGWQYGGKIVFRDESEQAHTVAVGRLTPIVQLLQGNPELMRPRTKEQVASF; encoded by the coding sequence ATGCCGACCTGCTCAGCACCGACCGCTAACCGGACGCACGCGAAAACCGGCCCGGCCACCCGGTCGCGGACCGGCGCCTTCACGCTGGTCGAGCTGATCGTCGTGCTCTCCATGCTGGCGCTGTTCGTGATGGTCGCCCAGGCGAATCTTTTCGGCATCCTGCGACGAAGCACGTTCAAGGCGCAGGTGCAGGGCTTCGTCTCGGCCATGCAGATGGCGGCCTCGGCCGCCGCCGAGACGGGGCGGCGCTACGAGGTGATCGTGGACGTCACCGAGCAGACGTATCTGCTTCGACGGATCAGCTCGTCGAATCTGGTCGAGGTGCTGGACGAAGAGATCGTGGTCGACGGATATTTCGGAGACGGCTGTCGCGTCGCCTATGTTGAGTTCGACGACGGCACGTTTGCCAACGAAGGGCGCGCCAAGTTCCGCGCCGGGCACTCCGGCTGGCAATACGGAGGCAAGATCGTCTTTCGCGATGAGAGCGAACAGGCCCATACGGTCGCGGTCGGAAGGCTGACCCCGATCGTGCAACTGCTCCAGGGCAACCCGGAACTGATGCGTCCCAGGACGAAGGAACAGGTGGCGTCGTTTTGA
- the gspG gene encoding type II secretion system major pseudopilin GspG: MKESRRRQVRTGFTMVELMAVLIILGLLAGVVVKNFVGQTEKAKVTTTKASLRQLASAVNQFYMDTNRYPTEDEGLYALVEQPSDVTNWQPGGYLDTTDVPPDGWNNEFIYELYPESGKPFVIKSLGADGQEGGEGYNADLLSTDR; the protein is encoded by the coding sequence ATGAAGGAGAGCAGAAGGCGACAAGTCAGAACCGGTTTTACGATGGTCGAGCTCATGGCCGTCCTGATCATTCTCGGACTGCTGGCGGGCGTTGTGGTCAAGAATTTCGTCGGGCAGACCGAGAAGGCAAAGGTCACGACCACCAAGGCCAGTCTGCGGCAGTTGGCCAGCGCCGTCAATCAGTTCTACATGGACACCAACCGGTACCCCACGGAGGACGAGGGATTGTACGCCCTGGTCGAGCAGCCGTCGGATGTGACGAACTGGCAGCCCGGCGGCTATCTGGACACCACGGATGTCCCGCCCGACGGTTGGAACAATGAGTTTATCTACGAACTGTATCCTGAAAGCGGCAAGCCGTTCGTCATCAAGAGTCTCGGTGCCGACGGCCAGGAAGGCGGCGAGGGCTACAATGCCGACCTGCTCAGCACCGACCGCTAA
- a CDS encoding type II secretion system F family protein: MPRYQYTAIAAGGKKVKGTITAESPYAARKQLRVRSVHPSSMSEISSASESQRILFSSLRRVSRSQIVDFTKQLATLLNSGIKLTESLSVLTLQTSDHRFKTALTEIRDRVVTGESFTDALSEYRDYFDVIYVAMVRVGEVTGTLGGSLRTIANFMEKRQRVEAKVITAMIYPIVLICFCLFAVLILTTQVIPKIGAQIERAGQELPWITAQLMNFSHIVMSWWILVILAGVAAVVLILRKIFRTERGAYLRDKFLLSLPFFGPLIKQRVVARFASTLSTLIGSGLAMAESLRVVAETTGNSLMKRAIQHARERILAGADIAAPLRDSGVIDPAIAHMVAVGEKSGELETMLKSISENLEASTDVVIERLSAAVEPVIIIFMAGVVGVIAYATILPILRISVVNF, from the coding sequence ATGCCAAGATACCAGTACACGGCAATCGCCGCCGGGGGCAAGAAGGTCAAGGGGACGATCACGGCCGAGAGTCCGTACGCCGCCCGAAAGCAACTGCGCGTCCGGAGCGTCCACCCGTCATCGATGTCCGAGATTTCCTCGGCCTCCGAAAGCCAGCGCATCCTGTTCTCCTCCCTGCGAAGGGTCAGCCGGTCACAGATCGTTGACTTCACCAAGCAACTGGCCACGCTGCTCAATTCCGGCATCAAGCTGACCGAGTCCCTGTCGGTCCTGACGCTGCAAACCTCGGACCACCGGTTCAAGACGGCGCTGACTGAGATCCGCGACCGCGTGGTGACCGGCGAATCGTTTACCGACGCCCTCAGTGAGTATCGCGACTACTTCGACGTGATCTACGTTGCGATGGTGCGGGTCGGCGAGGTCACGGGCACCCTGGGCGGCAGCCTTCGGACCATCGCCAACTTCATGGAGAAACGCCAGCGGGTCGAGGCGAAGGTCATCACCGCGATGATCTACCCGATCGTTCTGATCTGTTTCTGCCTTTTTGCCGTCCTGATTCTGACGACCCAGGTCATCCCGAAGATCGGCGCGCAGATTGAGCGGGCCGGACAGGAACTGCCCTGGATCACCGCCCAACTGATGAACTTCAGTCACATTGTGATGAGCTGGTGGATACTCGTCATCCTCGCCGGTGTGGCCGCTGTCGTTCTGATCTTGCGGAAGATCTTTCGAACCGAACGGGGCGCCTATCTGCGCGACAAGTTCCTTCTGTCTCTGCCGTTCTTCGGGCCGCTGATCAAGCAGCGCGTGGTGGCCCGGTTCGCCTCGACCCTTTCGACGCTGATCGGCTCGGGTCTGGCGATGGCCGAGTCGCTTCGGGTCGTGGCCGAGACAACGGGCAATAGCCTGATGAAACGGGCGATCCAGCACGCCCGCGAGCGCATCCTCGCCGGTGCCGATATCGCCGCACCGTTGCGGGACAGCGGCGTGATCGATCCGGCCATCGCCCATATGGTGGCCGTCGGCGAGAAGAGCGGCGAGCTGGAGACGATGCTCAAGAGCATCAGCGAGAACCTCGAGGCCTCCACCGACGTAGTGATAGAGCGTCTGAGCGCCGCGGTGGAGCCGGTGATCATCATTTTCATGGCGGGTGTCGTTGGCGTGATCGCCTATGCCACTATCCTGCCGATCTTACGAATCTCCGTTGTGAACTTTTGA
- the gspE gene encoding type II secretion system ATPase GspE: MKNLLIQTAERTGLVKAEQLASFLDQNAGQGRLDEVLLSCPYFTEDVVLKLFAEALGWEYLPEISEKSVPREFIESVPPMYAQHHFLIGVKSEDSNGELTVVLSRPLDANVLDNVSKMTGMPVKPAVATRAAITAVIDVAYEQRNTVIEEVAEELDSQNLDQLVDEVSASDDLLDVVNRPPVIRLVNDILFRALQLRASDIHVHPYEAKIQIRYRIDGILYDVLTLNRNVLPLITSRIKVMAGMDIAERRMPQDGRSSVRLGQREVDLRVSTVPTSFGERSVLRLLDKSTGVFALEELGLWPEDLKKLDSLLHRAHGVIFVTGPTGSGKSTSLYAYLNRINSAEKNVLTIEDPIEYQLEGISQIQVASKKGMTFATSLRHVLRQDPDVIMVGEVRDIETARMAIQSSLTGHLVFSTLHTNDSAGAVSRLLDLGLEPYLVSSSLIAIIAQRLVRRVCPDCKRPTEPAPHELRDLGLDGLEEQKDATFFVGEGCSRCFQTGYRGRTGIYEVMLVNEPIQELIYRQETAGQIKRLAVQAGMQTLRMDGARKVLAGITTVSEVLRVTQADVS; the protein is encoded by the coding sequence ATGAAGAATTTGTTGATACAGACGGCCGAACGGACGGGGCTGGTCAAGGCCGAACAGTTGGCCAGTTTCCTGGACCAGAACGCCGGGCAGGGACGCCTCGACGAGGTGCTGCTCAGTTGCCCGTACTTCACTGAAGACGTGGTGCTCAAGCTGTTCGCCGAGGCCCTGGGCTGGGAGTACCTGCCGGAGATCTCGGAGAAGTCGGTTCCTCGGGAATTCATCGAATCCGTTCCGCCGATGTACGCCCAGCATCACTTCCTGATCGGCGTCAAGAGCGAGGACAGCAACGGCGAGCTGACCGTTGTCCTGTCCAGGCCGCTGGACGCCAACGTGCTGGACAACGTTTCGAAGATGACGGGGATGCCGGTCAAGCCGGCGGTGGCGACGCGAGCGGCCATCACGGCGGTGATCGACGTCGCCTACGAGCAGCGCAACACGGTGATCGAAGAGGTCGCCGAAGAGCTGGATTCGCAGAACCTCGACCAGCTCGTCGACGAGGTCTCGGCCTCCGACGACCTGCTCGACGTGGTCAATCGCCCGCCGGTCATCCGGCTGGTCAACGACATCCTGTTTCGCGCCCTTCAGTTGCGGGCCAGCGACATTCACGTGCACCCGTACGAAGCCAAGATCCAGATCCGCTATCGGATCGACGGCATTCTGTACGACGTGCTGACGTTGAACCGCAACGTGCTGCCGCTGATCACCTCTCGCATCAAGGTCATGGCGGGGATGGATATCGCCGAGCGCCGGATGCCGCAGGACGGGCGCTCCAGCGTGCGGCTCGGACAGCGCGAGGTGGACCTCCGTGTGAGCACCGTCCCGACCAGCTTCGGCGAGCGCAGCGTGCTGCGTCTGCTCGACAAGAGCACGGGCGTGTTCGCGTTGGAAGAGCTGGGTCTGTGGCCGGAGGACCTCAAGAAGCTCGATTCGCTGCTGCATCGTGCCCACGGCGTGATCTTCGTGACCGGTCCGACCGGCAGCGGCAAGAGCACCAGTCTCTACGCCTATCTGAATCGAATCAACTCGGCCGAGAAGAACGTTCTGACGATCGAAGACCCCATCGAGTATCAGCTCGAAGGCATCAGCCAGATCCAGGTCGCCAGCAAGAAGGGCATGACGTTTGCCACCTCGCTTCGGCATGTGCTGCGTCAGGACCCCGACGTGATCATGGTCGGCGAAGTCCGCGACATCGAGACCGCCCGCATGGCGATCCAGTCGTCGCTGACGGGCCACCTGGTCTTCAGCACGCTGCACACGAACGATTCGGCCGGCGCGGTGAGCCGTCTTCTGGACCTGGGCCTGGAGCCCTACCTGGTCAGCTCGTCGCTGATCGCGATCATCGCCCAGCGTCTGGTGCGCCGCGTCTGCCCGGACTGCAAGCGGCCCACGGAGCCGGCGCCTCACGAGCTTAGAGACCTGGGTCTGGACGGCCTTGAAGAGCAGAAGGATGCGACGTTCTTCGTCGGTGAGGGCTGTTCGCGGTGTTTTCAGACCGGCTATCGCGGACGAACGGGCATTTATGAAGTGATGCTCGTCAACGAGCCGATTCAGGAACTGATCTACCGGCAGGAAACGGCCGGACAGATCAAGAGGCTGGCCGTTCAGGCGGGCATGCAGACGCTCCGGATGGACGGGGCCCGAAAGGTCCTGGCCGGGATCACGACGGTCTCGGAGGTCCTGAGAGTGACCCAGGCCGACGTTTCGTAG